In Gracilinanus agilis isolate LMUSP501 chromosome 1, AgileGrace, whole genome shotgun sequence, the sequence ATTGGTATCCGAGCGCCTGGAGTTGTCTGTGCTTTACAAGGAGTACGTGGGAGATGACAACATCTACCAGGAGAAGATCAAGGACCTACACAAAAAATATACCTACATCCGAAAGACTAGGCCTGATGGCAACTGCTTCTACCGAGCCTTCGGGTTCTCCTACCTGGAGGCCCTTCTGGAAGACAGCAAGGAGTTGCAGAGGTTCAAAGCCATCTCTGCCAAGAGCAAAGAGGACCTAGTGTCTCAGGGCTTCATTGAATTCGCCATTGAAGATTTCCACAACACTCTCATGGACCTGATCGAGCAGGTTGAAAAGCAAACATCAGTGGACGAACTCTTGACCGCCTTCAATGACCAAAACATCTCAGACTACCTGGTAGCATATCTTCGGCTGCTCACCTCGGGCTACCTGCAACGCGAAAGCGAGTTCTTCGAGTTCTTCATAGAGGGGGGACGAACAGTCAAGGAGTTTTGTCAGCAGGAGGTGGAGCCCATGTCCAAGGAGAGTGATCACATCCACATCATCGCGCTAGCGCAGGCCCTCAGCATCTCCATCCAGGTGGAGTACATGGACCGTGCGGAGGGTCGCTCCACCAACTCCCACGTCTTCCCAGAGGGCTCCGAGCCCAAGGTGTATCTACTGTACAGACCTGGACATTACGACATCCTTTACAAATAGGTGGGACGGCTTTCCAGGCCCCGCCCCTCGCCGCTGCCCACCAGAGCTAGAGCCAGTTCATTCTTCCCCGCCATTCACCCTCCCCATGGCGTACAGGTGTTAGACAAGTACAGAAGGTTTTTGTGGTTGAAATGGTAGTATTtcactcttcctttcccccctccttgTCACCCAATCTTGTGTGTTCTAATTATCTTATTAATAGAAATTCACAAGTGTCCcagccccttccccctcccagagaccaacatattcatacaaattaagtctttttgtttccacctttcagttcactctggaggtaacattaaaaatttattcttccagtattaattctgtagctgtgtatgaCATTCTCTCGGCTCTcctcattttgctgttcattatcctGTGTAAAAATtagcttgctcatcatttctttcggCAGGACAGTAGTATCTTGCCTGTTTTTATTAAAGAAGCACCGTTGGAGAAGGCTGAGGGTGTAACTAAGAGTGTGACATTATATATGAGTAAGTTTGCTTCCCCAGtgcaatgagggttaaaaaaaaaaaaaccatagacATTAGAAAGCTCAGGGTTGATTAACTGCCCTCTGGAAGTCGTGTTCAGAAAATAACCCAGAGCCTTCTGGACAAGGGCATTGATATTAAAatcaaagacctgggttcaaatcccacctttgggATTTAATCTCTGAATTACATCTCCGAATCCTCCTAAATCTCTTTCCtcaaagggttggactagatggctgcaGATGTCTCTCCAGCTCAAGAGCTGTGGTTATGATCCTGGGAATTAAAATTCAGCATGATTCAAAGAATTGAGAGGTACATGTAGTGAATGAGTACAGCTGCAATAAATAGCATATTAAGGACTCCAAAGAAGAACTAgtttaaaggatttaataaaagaaatgtatGATCAAAAAAATATGGCTGCTCTTGTTATGACAGTAAAGGATAACTTATGGGCATCCCTGTGCTCTGATGGTCTCCTCACCTTGGCAGAACAAAGCAGGCAAGGCCCCTAGAAGATTTCATGGACCCTATTCTGTGAAAATATGGAGACAATGTGATATTGTGCATAGACAGCTGtccttgaagccaagaagacctgggttcaagtcttcccTCTGATTGTACTATCTGTGTAACAcaggccaagtcacttaccctttagTATTTTCGATAACTCTATAAGACTCTTAAGTGGCAGAGGAGGTATTGATATGTGTTGGTAGAGAGAGTGTCCTCATTTAGGAGCCCCCTATATCAATGAAAGCATAGGTGCAGTCCCTTTCTCTATGAAGAAGATAGACAAGAGGGAAACGGGAAAGGCAATCATGGATTTGTATCACTGGAGATAGTATCCAAATCACTGAAAACCTAGAAGTGATTCGAGTATTTTTGCAGCTCTGTGAAGGTCAGATAAAGGACCAGAAAGATTTTAGCAGCATGGATGCTTTGAGGAAAGTATTACAATATTCTATTAGAGTAGACCCCACCCTATAAGACATAGAAGTACATATGTAAATCAAATCCCAAGAGTAGCCCTGGGAATGCCATAGCTATACATAGAAGAGATGCAATCTACCCAGTAATAATGCTCCTAGGTTACATAACTAACCTCTTGATCAGTGATTATATGCCTCAAATCATTAGCAAAGAGTTGTAGAAGCAACTTTTCCAAGGAGAATACAATAGTCATTCCCAGCCCTGGTTCTGAGATATCCCAGGGAGTCTCCATTTAGtgtaggattttttttccaaaagttcTCTAAAACCCTTCTCAggacaaaattaattttaattgcctttaatttaaaaaacttaaccATATGCCATGCATCACTTCTGGGAGGAGAGAACGTGCCACAAAACAACAAAGGCTATAAATTCAGATATGTTGGCAATCTCTGgtccaaattacatttttttttgtttgtttctgctttaatttcttttcacgCTCCGACTAGGCTGAGGGGAACTTAAGATTCTCAACAGGGGACAATCCAACTGATGGATCTGTTTTCCAAACCTTTCCAACGCTCTTAAGTGAAATATGATTCTAATTTGCAATtcgaagaaacaaaataaaactctcTTTCCTTCATGGAGGGGCTAGGTTTTCATGATGTTTGTATAAGAACAGGAAATATAGTGATAAAAGAATCCTGGATTCGAAGACAGACAAGCTAGAGTCAAATTCTGGCTTTTTCTTATTGCTACATGACCTTGATCAAGTAATGTCACTGCTCTGAGTTCCACTGTccccatttattaaaaaaaaggagttggattagaatgatctctaaattcccttagaattctaaattctaaacttGACAAACTGAAAAATGTTGCTAGTCACCAAGAGGTAGGAAACATTGCTTTAATTTATGTCAAATAATGTGTGACCATTTTTTACCATGAATAGTTTTGTCATTCTTAATTTGACACAGCCTGATTGCTACTTTGTGACCAATAGACATCATAATCATAACTAATGTGGGGAAAACTAATGATTTGTCCCAGGATGCTGAAATAGAGAGGTTCTACTAATAACTCTTGAAATAACAGAGTTTAATGGCTTCTTAGCATTTCTTTTAAGAGCACTTAAAATATGAGATTATAAGGCCTCCTTGTCAAGCAGCCACACTCAGGTGAATTCTTCCCCTACTTCTTACATGATATAAACTGGACTCCAGGTGTCCCATATTTTGAGGCAAACTTCATGTCATTGCTCCAAGAGCATTTTGTGCTACTTGCCATACCTCAGAAAGAAAAACGTTTTGCTAAATATCAATCACTATCGATTATCCATTTTTTCTATAGGCAGTTCTGCTTAGTTTCCACTCCATGGAACATCATGCCTCCTCCAGGATAAGTTGATCATCTGAAATCTCATAATCACTCAGATTGACTCAGTTTTTTGACACTCCACACCTTCTCAACCTCTCCAGTtgccctctgattggagggctgaAGGTGGGAGCCATAACCTCCTACTTTTCAGAAGGCTCGGACCTTTGCAAATAACTCAATTTTCCATCAGAAGTTCTGTTTAGTTTCCCCTCCATGGAACCTCCAACACCTTGGTATGTCTGCGTATCTCTCAACCCCCTccctttctaatttccttttgtgTGCCCTCTTAAGGCActgcttttgttttcatttgtatctgtatctccagagcttagcagagtgcctggcacacagtaggcacttaataaatgttcgttgAATTGAATTCACTGCATTTAGGCCTTCATCTTGGATTCATTATTAAGATACCTTTCAATCTAGAGATGGAATTATTGATAAAGGCCTATGGAAACAAACGTCCTGGTTTAAATAATTGCTAATTTGTATGATGCTCTCAGTTTCATTCCCCTTCAGTTTGCCTCCTCGTATATGAATGCAATATCTGGGATGGGCAAGGATAGAGTCTGTACTACTGGGGTCAGAATTTCCCATtggatatttttttcaatttgtccACTTAGAGTGAAGCATGTATTTCAAAGCTGGTCCTCTAAAAGGCACAGAGAAATCCTTTTCTAGTGCCAGATAGAGTCTATATCCATCTTCAACTCTGCCAAGAACCCTTTCTTTGTGAATTGGCCATTTCTTTTTAGGCATTACTATTATGAGGAGACATTTGATActtgaacaataataatagtctGACCTATATTTGCTTTAAAATGTagcatgagggggcagctgggtagctcagtggattgagagccaggcctagagacaggaggtccaaggttcaaatctgacctcagacacttcccagctgtgtgaccctgggcaagtcacttgacccccgttgcctataaaaaaataaaataaaataaaataaaatgtagcatGACTATAAAGTAATGAGATTAATTACATTATGTAGCTTGGAAGCTCAGTTATTCCTGAAAAACATTACAGAGTTCCAAAAGtattttgaataataatagtttgctagcatttatgtagcatgtTAGGGTTTGCAAAATGgataacaaatattatcttatttgatcttcataatgacTCTGAAAGATAAGTGTTAATAAtaaacctcattttaaagatttgaacattaagtgacttgtccaaagtcacatagcaagtaagtgtctgaggccagatttgtattcaggtcttcctgactccatgtccattACTCAATTCACTATGTCACTTAGTTGTCTGAGAAAATAGTAATAACGACTCACAATTCTATAGcgttttatgtttttaaaagacaccaattatctcatttaacagCAATTACAATGCTCTTGggcatttgttttaaataaacattATGTAGCTAAAGATTTCTTTAAtacttacatttatttataaatatgactttaaatttatatttaatatttacatgAATATATCATTTAGTTACTGGTTACTAtatatgtgccaggaactatgacAACCACTGGGtatacaatgaaaggcaaaaatagtccctatcctcaagaagtTCACCTTCCAATGGAGGATAAGGAACTAAACTTGGGATTTCAATGGTAAAGGGAACTCCTCTATTtattctaccaatgcaggttagCACTTTCACTCCAATTTGTGATCTTGGAGAATTACCTAGCAttaggaggttaaatgacttgctcagggtcatgtagctGATGTGTTTCagattcaggatttgaatccagatcttcctggctttgcgACTGACTTTCTATACTCTATGCCAAGTTGCCCCCAGTTGAGGAGACTCTATAAATGAATAGAAACATGAAACATGGAAAATAACCTTAGAGGAAAAGGttgtcttcttcctctgaattcttaTCACTGTTATCCCTCTTCACCTCATCCAGCTCATATTTCTCTCAAGACACCCCCTCTAACCCCTGACACATAGATTCAGAGATACATTGGGTTGGAACAAAAATTGATTTGGCACACAAGACCCACCAGAATTTTCTAAATAGATATAATTACCCTTgggggaaaaacaactgaaaatattCTGAAACTATAAGTAAAGAAATCTctagtctcatttttttttttaaacccttaccttccgtcttggagccaatactatggctccaaggcagaagagtagtaagggtaggcaatgggggtcaagtgacttgcccaaggtcacacagctgggaagtgtctgaggccagatttgaacctccgtctctaggcctggctctcaatccactgagctacccagctgctcccttgatAGAGTCTTAAAGCACAATTTAATCCTAACCTCCCAAGTCCCTGTCACTATGATCATCAACCTAGGCATTAAAAATTCCACCGATTTTATAAATGGTTCTTTGGATCAGTAGTCAATAATAAATATGTTGTGAcatgatataattaatataatatgatatgatataatacaatataatatataacagaaCATAATAATATAGCAGGACAGGACAAAACATAATATaacaacataataaatataacaatgtaacaaaataactaatataactataatataacaatataatgtaGTATAATATAACAAATTAATATAGTTAATGTATATgacattataaattaaatataatatagcatatacaatataatatataaatattatatatgatgtTACATGATATGTAAtgttacataatataataaatatgatgataatggtgatgacaaatgatgataattattGCTCACAGGTAAGTaggataagcatttatatatgcaaatttatatatatatatatacatatatatgtatatatatatatatatatatatatatatatatatacactagtgaggcagctaggtggctgagtctatagagagctagacctggagacaggaggttctgaattcaaatgtggccttaaacaattcctagctatgtaaccctggacaagtcacttaaccccaaatgcccaacctttattgttcttctgccttggaatcaatagtgagtattgattctaagacggaaggtaagggtttaaaaaataaaaataaaataaaatgtattctagtgatttcatttggggggggggaccaCTCCAGTGTAATAACTCTCTACCAGTATGAGCTGTGccaccatggacaaatcatttaacctcttggtaCCCCAAGAGACTCACTAAGATTATGAGTAAAAGcactcctctcattttacaggagaggaaattcAGGTTCAGAGAAATTAGTGACTTTTTTATTTAGCTATAGTTACAAAAATCAAGTGTCAAACCAGGGACTTAAACCCAGTTCTGCTAGTTCCAGGTTAAGCACTTGTCCCTCTGTGTCCTCGTGCCTCTTTAAGTAAGGCGGGCTCTAAGGTTTGAGGCTTGGTGgtgtttgtttataagttctcTGGTCTGCCAGTGCTGAACACAAAGAACTCTTTGCAACGTACACCGTCAATATGAAATTTATTATCTCCACCAATCAAAAGAAATTCCACTGCCAGCTGTGTGAAGATAAAAACTTGCAGCTGTTCCATAGAAACTCCTGGAACAATTCCTATGGCTACCAAGTTCCCATCTTGGCAAGGGAGGATGGAGATAGGGGAAGTCATGGAgggtagaaaaaaggaaatttttcatATATTCTGGGGAACATATGAAGGatcttaaaatgattttttaactgTGATCAA encodes:
- the LOC123231119 gene encoding ubiquitin thioesterase OTUB1, which codes for MAAEQPQQQNSEPLGNDSEEVNGLAYDGAIMAQEDQIQQEIALQNPLVSERLELSVLYKEYVGDDNIYQEKIKDLHKKYTYIRKTRPDGNCFYRAFGFSYLEALLEDSKELQRFKAISAKSKEDLVSQGFIEFAIEDFHNTLMDLIEQVEKQTSVDELLTAFNDQNISDYLVAYLRLLTSGYLQRESEFFEFFIEGGRTVKEFCQQEVEPMSKESDHIHIIALAQALSISIQVEYMDRAEGRSTNSHVFPEGSEPKVYLLYRPGHYDILYK